The genomic stretch AAACACCCGCCGCAATTGAATACCTTGCCTGAACAGCAGGGCACCATTCCGGGCGAAGTCAGACCCAAGGAGGAATTGCATGAAGCCGCAGGGGGGAATCCCATACATCGCTGTCGCAGTCATGGGCCTTTTCATGATGGACACAGGCATGTCCCACGCCCAGGAAGTGCAGCTGCGGGGCAGCACCAGCTACATGCCCGTGGCCCAGACGGAGCCCTTCGCTGACGTCATGGTGCGGATGAAGGCGGAGAAGCCCAAAATCACCGCGCGCCACCAACAGCTCCTCGAACACCGCTATGACCTGGGAAACCGTCCGGCCCGGGGCGTCACCATGTCCCGGGGGAAAGCCGTCCAGGAAGGCGTGCGGGTGAAGCTCCCGCAGGGCGTGACCTGGGAGTCCCTCGCCGCCATGAGCCCGGAGGCGATTCGAGACAGGGGGCTCTTCCCCGCGGGCTTCATGCCATTGCCCCACCCGAATCATCCGGAAGGCGGCATGGTCTTCCCCAAGTTCCACATCGATGAAATCAAGCGGCAGGAAGGGAGGGACCTCACACGGTTCGACCTCGACTTCGACCTGCCGGACCACCTGCTGCCGGAGTTCCCGCCGCCCATCTTCCTCACCACGCGCCCGGACCTGGGGGATGTCTCGCAGGGGAAGCTGGTGACCATCATGAACGTCCAGGAGCTGTTCAACGGCCTCCTGAATCCGAAGCAACTGGAAGGCCTCCGGCTGCTCGTCACGCCCTTTCCCCAGCAGCAGTTCAATCAGACCGCCGACCGCCGCTCCGAGCTGCCCGGCCGGGGCGTGAGCTGCTTCGACTGTCACGTCAACGGCCACTCCAATGGCGCCACGCACCTGGTGGGCGACATCCGGCCCCAGGAGTTCCGCCACCGCATCGATACGCCGACGCTCCGCGGGGTGAACATCCAGCGCCTGTTCGGCTCACAGCGGGCCCTGAAGACCGTGGAGGACTTCACCGAGTTCGAGCAGCGCGCGGCGTACTTCGATGGCGACCCGGTCATCGCGACAAAGAAAGGGGTCAACATCCTCGAGCGGGGCAGCCAGGTACACTTCATGGCGGAGGTCCAGGCTCTCCTCGACTTCCCGCCGGCCCCCAAGCTCCGCTTCGACGGGAAGCTGGACCCGAAGAAGGCCACCCAGCAGGAGCTGCGCGGACAGACGCTCTTCTTCGGCAAGGCGCAGTGCTCCGTGTGCCACCTCCCGCCGTATTACACAGACAACCTGATGCACAACCTGCAGGCGGAGCGCTTCTACAAGCCCCGGCTGGTGAACGGCGCGGTGATGGGCTCCGATGGCCCCATCAAGACATTCCCCCTGCGAGGCATCAAGGACTCTCCGCCCTATCTCCATGATGGGCGGCTCATGACGCTGGAGGACACGGTGGAGTTCTTCAACCTCGTGCTGGAGACCCGGCTCAACGCGCAGGAGAAGAAGGACCTGGTCGCGTTCATGCGCACGCTCTGACGCGCGCGCGGCAAGCCTGCCTCGGGCGCATGAGCGGCACCCTCCCGCCGAGCCACACGTGGCTGGGCGGGAGGGCGCCGCGAGACTCCGCCGATCCAGCATGAATCCCCGCTCTCCCATCCGTCAGGGGCGCGGCACATCCTTGCGCCCCGTAGCGGCATCGCCGTTCCAGTCCCTGCCTGTCGTTGACATGCAGGTGCGTGTTGGCGTGCAGGGAAAATCCCTCCAGCACGGAGCACCGCCACTGCTTGTTGGGAGGGGGCCGGACGTCCACCTCCGTCCAGCGGAGCCGTTGCTGGCGCGCAAGCGTCTCGTGCCCGCGAAGCATTGCAGGGCAGCAGATGCAAGCATTTGCCGGAGGGGCCCTTCAATGTTCGTGAATGACGCAGCGCCTGGCGGCCGCACCACTCGGCGCGGCCGCCATCAGCCCCCCGCGGCTCAGGGCTTCTGCTGGGTGGCGGCGGCCTTCATCCGCTCGAAGGCCGCGATGTATTCCTCCAGCGTATCGAGCCCCACGGCGGCGCGCCGCTCGTTCACCTTCTCGGGGTCCTCCAGCGCCTTGGGCACCGTCTTTCCATCCACCTCCTCCAACTGGGTGGCGTAGCGCTGCGGCTTGCCGGTATTCACCAGCACCCGGTCCGTGAGGTACGCGAGGTCCTTCGCGGAGCCCTCCCCTCGCGCCACGGACTTCTCCAGCATCGGAAGGACCTCGCTCTGAAAGGCCACATCCTGGTCCGCGTGCTGCACCAGCAACCACGCGGCAAAGGTACCGCGCCGGCCCACCAGGGCGCTTCCCGGCCAGCCCTGCTTCGCGATGACGCCCTTGAGCCAGGTGGTGTTGCGCGCATCGACGTCCATCATCTTCGCCTTGGCGGCCTCATCCTGGAAGTTCGAGGCGACGAGGGCACTGCGCGCCGCCTGGTCCTCGTCCATGCGCTTGAGCAACTCGTCCCGCAGCACAGGGTCCGCGGCCTCGTACTGCTTCGCCTCGGCGGCGATGACTCGCTGCTCCAGCGCCGCGTAGCCGGGCAGGCTCCGAACGTTGCTCAGGTCAGGGTCCTTATGGAGGTGCTTCGCGTCATCGAAGCCTTCCTCCACGGCGCGCTCCAGCCAGACCAGCGCCTCCTCGCGCTCCGCCAGCAAGGACGCCGCGCAGGCCGCGTTGTAGGCCAGGTTCCTGCTGCGCACCCCGCCTTCCCAAGCGCTTCGGAACAGGGGAAGGGCGCGCGCGTTGTCGCCCTTCATGGCCAGTCCGGATGCCTCGGAGGCAGCCGCTTTCGCCTCAGGCGTGGCGACGGGCTTTGGCGCCGCGGGCTTCGTGGCCGAGGCGGCTTCCGGCGCGGCGCCACCACCGTGGGCACATGCAACCAGGTTCAGCGCGGCAAGCAGGGCGATGATGCGACGCATGACACTCCAGGGGTATGGGGATGGACACTGGCGCTCCAAGCACGTCCTCGGAGCGCCAGCGGGCTGGCAGTGTAGGCAATCTCTTCAAGACTCCAAACGCCCAGGCGTACCGTTCAATCCGGTCTGAAACCGTCTTCC from Myxococcus xanthus encodes the following:
- a CDS encoding DUF6624 domain-containing protein → MRRIIALLAALNLVACAHGGGAAPEAASATKPAAPKPVATPEAKAAASEASGLAMKGDNARALPLFRSAWEGGVRSRNLAYNAACAASLLAEREEALVWLERAVEEGFDDAKHLHKDPDLSNVRSLPGYAALEQRVIAAEAKQYEAADPVLRDELLKRMDEDQAARSALVASNFQDEAAKAKMMDVDARNTTWLKGVIAKQGWPGSALVGRRGTFAAWLLVQHADQDVAFQSEVLPMLEKSVARGEGSAKDLAYLTDRVLVNTGKPQRYATQLEEVDGKTVPKALEDPEKVNERRAAVGLDTLEEYIAAFERMKAAATQQKP
- a CDS encoding cytochrome B6, with translation MSHAQEVQLRGSTSYMPVAQTEPFADVMVRMKAEKPKITARHQQLLEHRYDLGNRPARGVTMSRGKAVQEGVRVKLPQGVTWESLAAMSPEAIRDRGLFPAGFMPLPHPNHPEGGMVFPKFHIDEIKRQEGRDLTRFDLDFDLPDHLLPEFPPPIFLTTRPDLGDVSQGKLVTIMNVQELFNGLLNPKQLEGLRLLVTPFPQQQFNQTADRRSELPGRGVSCFDCHVNGHSNGATHLVGDIRPQEFRHRIDTPTLRGVNIQRLFGSQRALKTVEDFTEFEQRAAYFDGDPVIATKKGVNILERGSQVHFMAEVQALLDFPPAPKLRFDGKLDPKKATQQELRGQTLFFGKAQCSVCHLPPYYTDNLMHNLQAERFYKPRLVNGAVMGSDGPIKTFPLRGIKDSPPYLHDGRLMTLEDTVEFFNLVLETRLNAQEKKDLVAFMRTL